In one window of Vibrio sp. JC009 DNA:
- a CDS encoding acetate kinase — protein sequence MSKLVLVLNCGSSSLKFAIVDAENGDEHLTGLAECLHLPEARIKWKLDGKHEAQLGEGAAHDEALSFIVETILASKPELSEQLKAIGHRVVHGGEKFTQSVLIDDAVVKGIEDCATLAPLHNPAAIVGIKAAQKAFPGLPMSAVFDTAYHQTMPEEAFLYALPYDLYKEHGIRRYGMHGTSHLFIAREAAERLGKSADELNIINCHLGNGASVCAIKNGKSVDTSMGLTPLEGLVMGTRCGDIDPAIIFHMHDALGYSVEKINTMLTKESGLQGLTQVTSDCRFVEDNYGEKEEATRAMDVFCHRLAKYVAGYTATLEGRLDAIVFTGGIGENSGPIREMVLNRLGVFGIEVDGEANLKARFGGEGVITTADSRIPAMVISTNEELVIAEDTAKLAGL from the coding sequence ATGTCTAAGCTAGTTTTAGTTTTAAACTGCGGTAGTTCTTCGCTTAAATTCGCTATCGTTGACGCAGAAAATGGCGACGAGCATCTAACAGGCCTTGCTGAGTGTCTTCACCTTCCTGAAGCACGTATCAAGTGGAAACTTGATGGCAAGCACGAAGCGCAACTTGGTGAAGGCGCTGCACACGATGAAGCACTTTCTTTCATCGTTGAAACTATTCTTGCTTCTAAGCCAGAGCTTTCTGAGCAGCTTAAAGCGATCGGTCACCGCGTAGTACACGGCGGTGAGAAGTTTACTCAGTCTGTTCTTATCGATGATGCTGTAGTTAAAGGTATCGAAGACTGTGCAACTCTTGCACCTCTTCACAACCCTGCTGCAATCGTTGGTATTAAAGCAGCTCAAAAAGCGTTCCCGGGTCTGCCAATGTCTGCAGTATTCGATACCGCTTACCACCAGACTATGCCAGAAGAAGCGTTCCTGTACGCACTTCCATACGATCTATACAAAGAGCACGGCATCCGTCGCTACGGCATGCACGGTACTTCTCACCTGTTTATCGCTCGCGAAGCAGCAGAGCGTCTGGGCAAATCAGCTGATGAACTGAACATCATCAACTGTCACCTGGGTAACGGTGCATCTGTTTGTGCAATCAAAAACGGTAAGTCTGTAGACACTTCTATGGGTCTGACTCCGCTTGAAGGTCTGGTAATGGGTACTCGTTGTGGTGACATCGACCCGGCTATCATCTTCCACATGCACGACGCGCTTGGTTACTCTGTTGAGAAAATCAACACTATGCTGACTAAAGAGTCTGGCCTGCAAGGTCTTACTCAGGTGACTTCTGACTGTCGTTTCGTTGAAGACAACTACGGCGAGAAAGAAGAAGCAACACGCGCAATGGACGTGTTCTGTCACCGTCTGGCTAAATACGTTGCTGGTTACACTGCAACTCTTGAAGGCCGTCTTGACGCTATCGTATTCACTGGTGGTATCGGTGAAAACTCTGGCCCTATCCGTGAAATGGTTCTTAACCGTCTTGGCGTATTCGGCATTGAAGTTGACGGCGAAGCTAACCTGAAAGCACGCTTCGGTGGTGAAGGCGTTATCACAACTGCTGACAGCCGCATCCCTGCAATGGTTATCTCTACTAACGAAGAGCTGGTCATCGCTGAAGACACTGCAAAACTTGCAGGTCTGTAA
- the yfbV gene encoding terminus macrodomain insulation protein YfbV — protein MSANTGLVHNFRDGQKYMDVWPLRKELSPIFPENRIIKATKFGIKVMPAVAAISILIQMSFQNYQAMPQAIVVALFAISLPLQGMWWLGSRSNTKLPPALAGWYRELHQKITESGYALEPVKSNPRYKELANILNRAFRQLDRSALERWF, from the coding sequence ATGAGTGCAAACACGGGACTTGTCCATAATTTTAGGGATGGACAAAAATATATGGATGTTTGGCCTCTGCGAAAGGAGTTGTCTCCGATTTTCCCCGAGAACCGAATAATCAAAGCAACTAAATTTGGCATCAAGGTGATGCCCGCAGTAGCAGCAATCAGTATCCTCATTCAGATGAGTTTCCAGAATTATCAGGCAATGCCACAGGCCATCGTCGTCGCATTGTTTGCCATCAGTCTCCCTCTGCAGGGAATGTGGTGGTTAGGAAGCCGTTCAAACACCAAACTCCCCCCGGCACTGGCAGGCTGGTACCGGGAACTACACCAGAAAATTACGGAATCGGGTTATGCGCTTGAACCGGTAAAATCCAATCCAAGGTATAAAGAACTGGCAAATATTCTTAATCGAGCGTTCAGGCAGTTGGACCGGAGTGCGTTGGAGAGGTGGTTTTAG
- a CDS encoding ABC transporter substrate-binding protein, whose amino-acid sequence MKASRIIATAALAGVALMSSTGVIAKTAKVAVSQIVEHPALDATRNGLLDGLKAKGYVQGENLDFDFKTAQGNPAIAVQIARQYVGERPDVLVGIATPTAQALVSATRDIPVVFTAVTDPVGAKLVSNNEKPGKNVTGLSDLSPVVQHVELMKEMLPGLKTIGVVYNPGEANSVSLLTLLRDATKAQGIELVESTALTTSAVQSATQAISAESDVLYAMIDNTVASAIEGMTIAANQAKKPVFAATTTYIEAGSIAALGFDYYQIGVQTADYVADILDGKNPGDIPVRVAKGSDLVVNKTVADKLGITIPQSILDRATEIK is encoded by the coding sequence ATGAAAGCAAGCCGTATTATTGCAACTGCTGCTCTGGCAGGTGTTGCTCTGATGTCATCAACTGGTGTAATTGCAAAAACTGCAAAAGTTGCAGTCTCTCAGATCGTGGAACATCCGGCGCTGGATGCGACGCGTAATGGCCTTCTGGATGGTCTGAAAGCAAAGGGATATGTACAGGGTGAGAACCTGGATTTTGATTTTAAAACAGCGCAGGGTAACCCGGCGATTGCAGTACAGATTGCTCGTCAGTATGTAGGTGAGCGTCCGGATGTACTGGTTGGTATCGCGACTCCGACAGCTCAGGCGCTGGTATCTGCAACCCGTGATATCCCGGTTGTATTTACAGCGGTAACGGACCCTGTTGGCGCGAAACTGGTTTCTAATAATGAAAAACCAGGCAAAAACGTAACAGGTCTTTCTGACCTTTCACCGGTTGTTCAGCACGTTGAGCTGATGAAAGAGATGCTTCCTGGCCTTAAAACTATCGGTGTGGTTTACAACCCGGGTGAAGCGAACTCTGTTAGCCTTCTGACTCTGCTTCGTGACGCAACTAAAGCACAGGGTATTGAGCTTGTAGAGTCTACTGCTCTGACGACTTCTGCTGTACAGAGTGCGACTCAGGCGATTTCTGCTGAATCTGATGTGCTTTACGCGATGATCGATAACACAGTTGCCAGTGCGATTGAAGGTATGACGATTGCTGCAAACCAGGCTAAGAAGCCGGTTTTTGCTGCAACAACAACTTATATTGAAGCGGGTTCTATTGCAGCGCTTGGCTTTGATTACTACCAAATCGGTGTTCAGACTGCAGATTATGTCGCTGATATCCTGGATGGTAAAAACCCGGGTGATATTCCTGTACGTGTAGCTAAAGGTTCAGATCTTGTTGTAAACAAGACTGTTGCTGACAAGCTTGGAATCACCATTCCTCAGTCAATACTTGATCGCGCAACAGAGATTAAGTAG
- a CDS encoding ABC transporter permease, translating to MSAFAFFGALEIGLIYGLVALGVYLTFRVLDFPDLTVDGSFPMGAAVAATAIVAGVDPWVATVMAVIAASITGWVTAFLAVKCGILHLLASILTMIAAFSINIRIMGRPNIALLGSDTILTPFEAMGDSMYVRPLVVGVLVLLSAWFVIRLLNSDFGLGLRATGVNSRMVKAQGGGVAFYTYFALALSNGFVGFAGALFAQTNSFADVTSGTGTIVVGLAAVILGQTLIPGRKIWVAVTAVIVGSVLYRLAVAFALSTGMFGLQASDLNLVTAVLVAVALIAPKLKGNMQAKKGGKPAENKAGSKQAKNSGEVA from the coding sequence ATGTCTGCTTTTGCATTTTTTGGTGCTCTTGAAATAGGGTTAATTTATGGTCTGGTTGCATTGGGCGTTTACTTAACGTTCCGGGTTCTGGATTTTCCTGATCTTACGGTGGACGGTAGTTTCCCAATGGGCGCGGCAGTTGCTGCGACAGCTATCGTTGCAGGTGTTGACCCCTGGGTTGCGACAGTGATGGCGGTGATTGCAGCGTCAATTACTGGTTGGGTAACGGCATTCCTTGCGGTGAAATGTGGCATTTTGCATCTTCTGGCGTCCATTTTGACCATGATCGCTGCGTTCTCAATCAATATCCGCATCATGGGCAGACCAAATATTGCACTGCTTGGTTCAGATACCATCCTTACTCCGTTTGAAGCCATGGGCGACTCTATGTACGTCCGACCTCTGGTGGTTGGTGTACTTGTTCTGCTTTCTGCCTGGTTTGTTATCCGTCTTCTGAACAGTGATTTTGGCCTTGGCCTTCGTGCAACCGGTGTGAACTCCCGCATGGTAAAAGCACAGGGCGGCGGTGTTGCCTTTTACACTTATTTTGCCCTTGCGCTGTCTAACGGTTTTGTTGGTTTTGCCGGTGCCCTGTTTGCTCAGACAAACAGCTTTGCCGATGTGACTTCCGGTACAGGTACCATTGTTGTGGGTCTTGCTGCGGTGATTCTTGGTCAGACTCTTATTCCTGGCAGAAAGATCTGGGTTGCAGTGACGGCGGTAATTGTGGGTTCGGTTCTGTACCGCCTGGCAGTTGCCTTTGCACTGAGCACCGGCATGTTTGGCCTTCAGGCGTCTGACCTGAACCTTGTTACGGCTGTGCTGGTAGCAGTGGCTCTGATTGCGCCAAAGCTAAAAGGAAACATGCAGGCAAAAAAGGGCGGTAAGCCCGCTGAGAATAAAGCAGGATCTAAGCAGGCGAAAAATTCAGGAGAAGTAGCATGA
- a CDS encoding ABC transporter ATP-binding protein, with protein MIYLEDIQVTFNPGTILENKALRGINLEVPEHQFLTVIGSNGAGKSTLLGAVTGETPMVGGHVRIDDMDVTKLPVHKRASQCARVFQDPLAGTCGDLTIEENMALAYMRGKKRGWAHSLSSKRRKLFQERISILGLGLEDRLSDNIGLLSGGQRQAVSLVMATLSDSKLLLLDEHTAALDPRMAAFVIDLTKTIVKEFNLTVMMVTHSMKDALAVGDRTVMLHQGQIVLDVAGEQRANMGVPDLLEMFSKVRGEELADDSLLLG; from the coding sequence ATGATTTATTTAGAAGACATTCAGGTTACTTTTAACCCTGGAACAATTCTTGAGAACAAAGCGCTGAGAGGTATTAACCTTGAGGTGCCTGAACATCAGTTTCTGACGGTTATCGGCTCAAACGGTGCCGGTAAGTCAACGCTGCTTGGTGCAGTGACCGGTGAGACGCCAATGGTGGGCGGTCATGTCCGTATCGACGATATGGATGTAACCAAGCTGCCGGTTCACAAACGTGCCAGTCAGTGCGCACGGGTATTCCAGGATCCGCTGGCGGGTACCTGTGGTGATCTGACTATCGAAGAGAACATGGCTCTGGCTTATATGCGTGGTAAAAAACGTGGCTGGGCTCATTCACTGTCATCAAAACGCAGAAAGCTATTCCAGGAGCGCATCAGTATTCTTGGTCTGGGGCTGGAAGATCGTCTGAGTGATAATATCGGTCTGCTGTCCGGTGGCCAGCGTCAGGCGGTAAGTCTGGTAATGGCGACGCTTTCAGACAGCAAGCTTCTGCTTCTGGATGAGCACACGGCGGCGCTTGACCCTCGTATGGCGGCATTCGTAATCGATTTGACCAAAACCATCGTTAAAGAGTTCAACCTGACGGTGATGATGGTAACGCACTCAATGAAAGATGCACTGGCCGTAGGTGACCGCACTGTAATGCTTCACCAGGGCCAGATCGTTCTGGATGTTGCAGGTGAGCAGAGAGCCAATATGGGCGTGCCGGATCTGCTGGAAATGTTCAGCAAGGTGCGTGGCGAAGAACTGGCAGACGACAGTCTTCTGCTGGGTTAA
- the malZ gene encoding maltodextrin glucosidase, whose amino-acid sequence MIKEAIMHTPFAAHAQTRNGLTFDGDYFEVILKTESLPFDKVQLRHEPDNEEYLIDMQECGREGKLVLWKARFRKNRDIDVTHYLFKLALGQQQYWLDARGIQKRMPGREYHFKFNVAQQPPEWVSEQVFYQIFPERFCNGNPDISPETKMVTLGERSYQQVAKPWGAETGSYDKSASCEFYGGDLAGVEQKLDYLQELGVTALYLNPVFSSHSNHKYDTDDYFTIDPHFGTNEEFAELSKNVHDREMRLILDAVVNHTSVNHKWFDISDIYGDGAYHHTNSPCRDFYFFEENSNNYIGWKEIGTLPVLNFSNPKLREQIYSGEDSVLRHWLKPPYNIDGWRFDVIHMLGEGEGAKNNAHYVREFRKTCKEENPDSYVLGEHFFEATQWLQGDQEDGAMNYYGFAHPVWSLLANKDISHAPVTLSVSEFVNWLQESKAKVPWLNQLSQLNQLDSHDTNRFLTLLNGNTDKMKFAAYLLFTYVGVPCIYYGTEVGMEGGADPDNRRCFPWERVENSDLLPFFKSLVRMRTSSPELQRGSFTLLDFSDDYLAFSRELDNVRTVIALSLTPQTVDIPVWKSGLVNEGGSSLITAEKMTCTDGVISLKLGMSEPQVIRFKL is encoded by the coding sequence TTGATAAAAGAGGCAATTATGCACACGCCCTTTGCTGCCCACGCACAGACCAGAAACGGACTCACTTTTGATGGCGACTATTTTGAGGTAATTCTGAAAACCGAATCTTTGCCATTTGATAAGGTACAACTCAGGCACGAGCCCGATAACGAAGAGTACCTGATTGATATGCAGGAGTGCGGCAGGGAAGGGAAGCTGGTGTTGTGGAAGGCCAGATTCCGAAAGAACCGCGATATTGATGTGACTCACTATCTGTTCAAACTGGCTCTGGGGCAGCAGCAATACTGGCTTGATGCCCGTGGTATTCAGAAGCGGATGCCGGGAAGGGAATATCACTTTAAATTTAATGTTGCTCAACAGCCGCCGGAGTGGGTATCTGAGCAGGTGTTCTACCAGATCTTCCCCGAGCGTTTTTGCAACGGAAACCCGGATATCAGCCCGGAAACCAAAATGGTTACGCTTGGTGAACGTAGCTATCAGCAGGTGGCTAAGCCCTGGGGAGCAGAAACCGGAAGCTATGATAAATCGGCCAGTTGTGAGTTTTATGGCGGAGATCTGGCAGGCGTTGAGCAGAAGCTGGATTATCTTCAGGAGCTTGGTGTAACGGCGCTCTACCTTAATCCTGTTTTTTCATCGCACAGTAACCATAAGTATGACACCGATGACTACTTCACCATTGATCCCCACTTTGGCACTAACGAAGAGTTTGCTGAGCTGAGTAAAAATGTTCACGACCGCGAAATGAGGCTGATTCTGGATGCTGTGGTTAACCATACATCGGTTAATCACAAGTGGTTCGATATAAGTGATATTTATGGTGATGGCGCTTATCACCACACTAACTCTCCTTGTCGGGATTTTTACTTTTTTGAGGAAAACTCAAATAACTACATAGGCTGGAAGGAAATTGGCACGCTTCCGGTTTTAAACTTCAGCAATCCTAAGCTGAGAGAGCAGATCTATTCAGGAGAAGATTCCGTTCTGCGTCACTGGCTGAAGCCGCCATATAACATTGATGGCTGGCGTTTTGATGTTATCCATATGCTGGGCGAAGGTGAGGGGGCGAAAAACAACGCACATTACGTGCGGGAATTTCGTAAAACCTGCAAAGAGGAAAACCCTGACTCCTACGTATTAGGCGAACATTTCTTTGAGGCGACTCAGTGGCTTCAGGGTGATCAGGAAGACGGCGCGATGAACTATTACGGCTTTGCTCATCCGGTCTGGTCACTGCTGGCAAACAAAGATATTTCTCATGCTCCCGTTACCCTGTCAGTTTCTGAATTCGTTAACTGGCTTCAGGAAAGTAAGGCAAAGGTCCCGTGGCTGAATCAGCTTAGTCAGTTAAATCAGCTAGATAGCCATGATACTAACCGTTTTCTGACTTTGCTCAATGGCAACACAGATAAAATGAAGTTCGCGGCTTATTTGCTTTTTACCTATGTGGGTGTGCCATGCATCTATTACGGTACCGAAGTGGGTATGGAGGGTGGTGCAGATCCGGACAATCGCCGCTGTTTCCCTTGGGAACGGGTTGAGAATAGCGACTTGCTGCCGTTTTTCAAAAGTTTGGTCAGGATGAGAACGTCATCGCCTGAATTACAGCGTGGTTCTTTTACCCTGCTGGACTTTTCAGATGATTACCTGGCCTTCTCACGGGAGCTGGATAACGTGAGGACTGTGATTGCATTGAGCCTGACCCCTCAGACGGTAGATATTCCTGTATGGAAATCGGGCCTGGTGAACGAAGGGGGAAGTTCGCTGATCACTGCGGAAAAAATGACATGTACTGACGGCGTTATCTCGCTCAAGCTTGGTATGTCAGAACCTCAGGTTATACGTTTTAAACTCTAG
- a CDS encoding sensor domain-containing diguanylate cyclase translates to MLITNHIERIQADMLEEGVKLRKDLVRSVKVLTALEYGISAQLSSYSDIGIQHQSEISNGLCRLWPLNNRVTDTADIVFAPAVELDYMFLGAESMCRKGSVLHSQATQKLALAPMLSFLHDLDNVIAAVHFISADGYVITSPEKVARRMEQHLVLGATQLPFWKETAANRGSLSVTGPAYRSSIGEEVLSLSSPVIKGGKLRGEVIVDISVNQLVNITDEAQSSYRLINTYTTPLPADAYFVQDIQIKGVDFTHTLFYQFDTWQDAIRFVIKERVNLLIVLALYVFAVTGLFYLKSLIERRYFKDLAERDPMTGVFNRRGLEMHIRQPSKYKYIALGVYDIDDFKKINDNYGHDKGDEVLCFVANKIGDSIRDSDAVARFGGEEFVVYLLGDNKEGMTRVLKRVREVVEECASEILDSGFTISGGISITLADDKVGFETQFKDADAKLYVAKTSGKNQVIV, encoded by the coding sequence ATGCTGATAACGAATCATATTGAGCGCATTCAGGCTGATATGCTGGAAGAGGGAGTTAAGCTCAGAAAAGACCTGGTTCGTTCAGTAAAAGTTCTGACTGCACTGGAATATGGTATCTCTGCGCAGCTCTCTTCTTACTCAGATATTGGTATCCAGCATCAGTCTGAAATTAGCAATGGGTTATGCCGGTTGTGGCCTCTGAATAACCGGGTAACCGATACCGCCGATATTGTATTCGCGCCAGCAGTAGAGCTGGATTATATGTTTCTGGGTGCTGAATCCATGTGCCGGAAGGGGTCGGTTCTGCATAGTCAGGCAACGCAAAAGCTGGCCCTTGCTCCAATGCTTTCCTTTCTTCATGATTTGGATAATGTGATTGCTGCTGTGCATTTTATCTCTGCTGATGGTTATGTTATTACCTCTCCGGAAAAGGTGGCACGCCGGATGGAGCAGCACCTGGTTCTTGGTGCCACTCAACTGCCGTTCTGGAAAGAGACTGCGGCAAACAGAGGAAGTCTGTCGGTAACAGGCCCTGCATACAGAAGCAGCATAGGGGAAGAGGTGCTTTCACTTTCCAGTCCGGTAATTAAAGGCGGCAAGCTCCGGGGGGAAGTCATTGTCGATATTTCAGTAAACCAGCTGGTTAATATTACCGATGAGGCGCAGAGCAGTTACCGGCTTATCAACACCTACACGACGCCGCTCCCGGCAGATGCTTACTTTGTTCAGGATATTCAGATTAAGGGCGTTGATTTTACCCATACACTCTTTTACCAGTTTGATACCTGGCAGGATGCCATCAGGTTTGTTATCAAAGAGCGGGTTAATCTTCTGATTGTTCTGGCGTTGTATGTCTTTGCGGTTACCGGTCTTTTTTATCTGAAAAGCCTGATTGAGAGGCGCTATTTTAAGGACTTAGCGGAGCGGGATCCCATGACCGGGGTATTTAACCGCCGCGGGCTGGAAATGCACATCAGGCAGCCGTCTAAGTACAAATACATCGCCCTGGGTGTTTATGATATCGATGACTTTAAAAAAATTAACGATAACTACGGGCATGATAAAGGGGATGAAGTACTCTGCTTTGTGGCAAACAAGATAGGTGACAGTATCAGGGACAGTGATGCGGTTGCCCGGTTTGGCGGTGAAGAGTTTGTGGTTTATCTGCTTGGTGATAACAAAGAGGGGATGACCCGGGTACTAAAGCGGGTACGAGAGGTGGTTGAGGAGTGTGCCAGCGAGATCCTGGATAGCGGGTTTACCATATCCGGCGGTATTTCCATTACACTTGCCGACGATAAGGTTGGTTTTGAAACCCAGTTTAAGGATGCGGATGCCAAGCTTTATGTAGCAAAAACATCCGGCAAGAATCAGGTTATTGTATAG
- the dusC gene encoding tRNA dihydrouridine(16) synthase DusC: MRVVLGPMEGVLDHLMREILTDINDYDLCVTEFVRVVDQLLPDHVFTKLCPELKHGSVTKSGTPVYLQLLGQDPDWMAENAVRAATLGAKGIDLNFGCPAKTVNKNRGGAALLQTPELIHQIVKACREAVDDSVPVSAKIRLGWDNPEDCFEIVNAIETAGASEITIHARTKTGGYKAKEIKWDYISQIKAKTSVPLIANGEIWGYQDGQDCIKASEIDSLMVCRGAFNIPNLGNMVKYDHQPMGWSEVLSLLLSYSKYEMKGDKGLYYPNRVKQWLRYLKNEYQEADELFKSIRTFKKADPIVSQIQSFQEAAIQ; this comes from the coding sequence ATGCGAGTAGTTTTAGGCCCTATGGAGGGCGTTCTGGACCATCTGATGCGTGAAATCCTGACGGATATCAACGACTACGATCTGTGCGTTACAGAGTTTGTCCGCGTTGTGGACCAACTGCTCCCTGACCATGTTTTTACCAAACTCTGCCCTGAGCTTAAGCATGGGTCGGTAACTAAATCCGGTACTCCCGTCTATCTGCAACTTCTCGGTCAGGATCCTGACTGGATGGCAGAAAATGCCGTGCGTGCAGCCACGCTGGGTGCAAAGGGGATCGATCTGAACTTCGGCTGTCCGGCAAAAACGGTAAATAAGAACCGTGGTGGCGCTGCCCTGCTTCAGACTCCAGAACTTATCCACCAAATCGTAAAAGCCTGCCGGGAAGCCGTGGACGATTCTGTTCCTGTATCCGCCAAAATCCGTCTGGGCTGGGACAATCCGGAAGACTGCTTTGAAATCGTCAACGCCATTGAAACCGCCGGGGCCAGTGAAATAACCATTCATGCCAGAACCAAAACCGGTGGCTATAAAGCAAAAGAGATTAAGTGGGATTACATCAGCCAGATAAAGGCGAAGACTTCAGTACCTCTTATCGCCAACGGCGAGATCTGGGGCTATCAGGACGGTCAGGACTGCATCAAAGCCTCTGAAATCGATTCTCTGATGGTGTGCAGAGGCGCCTTTAACATCCCTAACCTCGGCAATATGGTTAAGTATGATCACCAGCCTATGGGCTGGAGTGAAGTGCTGAGTTTACTGCTTAGCTACTCAAAATACGAGATGAAAGGGGATAAGGGGCTTTACTATCCGAACAGGGTAAAACAATGGCTCAGATACCTGAAAAATGAATACCAGGAAGCAGATGAACTGTTTAAGTCCATCCGCACCTTTAAAAAAGCGGATCCTATTGTCAGCCAGATCCAGAGCTTTCAAGAAGCCGCTATACAATAA
- a CDS encoding SEC-C metal-binding domain-containing protein — protein MELITLPEAWQGESAYFLEGAVLASNCAVKPLEPESWCQLAGLDSGEASEMLVPHINKQHNLLQRAEYKVLSDLDAEPLADLAEGFMTVWPVVEQQYQEIELGDGTLRMLQALLTTFMLAIDEEATRSQMMASGVEEPPKLSELKPQLDFMVNEVSHAADEHMAGAKSQALNPYKNVGRNDPCPCESGKKFKQCCGK, from the coding sequence ATGGAACTTATAACATTGCCAGAAGCGTGGCAGGGTGAATCCGCTTACTTTCTTGAAGGAGCTGTGCTTGCTTCTAACTGCGCAGTTAAACCGCTGGAGCCGGAATCCTGGTGTCAACTGGCAGGCCTGGACTCAGGAGAGGCTTCAGAAATGCTGGTTCCTCACATTAATAAGCAGCATAACCTGCTGCAAAGAGCGGAATATAAGGTGCTTAGCGATTTAGATGCTGAGCCTCTGGCGGACCTGGCAGAAGGCTTTATGACAGTGTGGCCTGTGGTTGAGCAGCAATATCAGGAGATTGAACTGGGTGATGGCACCCTAAGAATGCTACAGGCACTGCTGACCACCTTTATGCTGGCAATTGATGAAGAAGCAACCCGCAGTCAGATGATGGCATCAGGCGTAGAAGAGCCACCAAAGCTTTCTGAACTAAAACCACAACTGGACTTTATGGTTAATGAAGTGTCCCATGCTGCCGATGAGCATATGGCCGGAGCAAAATCACAGGCGCTGAACCCGTATAAAAATGTGGGAAGAAATGACCCTTGCCCTTGCGAAAGTGGCAAAAAGTTTAAGCAGTGTTGCGGTAAGTAA
- a CDS encoding Abi family protein: MPVESIIKTLSNPRLSTYKKPNLCDASDEQSLGLYAWNKQLSGLFYPVLQVLEVSLRNAINTAYIEYHEQLVEANFQQQDWTKEKAKIDQFWFCNSYTNLNNRPAFQQIKKAKDDLVREGKAITPDNLIAKLTFGFWVHLTDKKHRSSQPPANPPIIELWPSLNSLVFPYAKDLNDTPLSINHISSNLFEINKLRNRIAHHEPIWKAADLFDSDDSINTVVAHYEQCLKVIRWINPNNLKLLSVIDNDKLMGIACSQHTLWRSKMLASGLPSVPDIIEWKERHEINTRRQGEVVSAEPNYAIIRCKKSHQVFYTNKSMQKRRKAWPLPLGIDVTFIPKPATAQGNHPNATQVKQ, encoded by the coding sequence ATGCCTGTAGAATCAATAATTAAAACACTATCAAACCCTCGACTTTCTACTTACAAAAAGCCAAACTTATGCGATGCAAGCGATGAACAAAGTTTAGGACTATATGCGTGGAACAAGCAGCTATCAGGTCTCTTTTATCCAGTGCTTCAAGTATTAGAAGTCTCTTTGCGCAATGCTATCAATACTGCTTACATCGAATATCATGAGCAGTTAGTCGAAGCAAATTTTCAACAACAAGATTGGACCAAAGAGAAAGCCAAGATCGACCAATTTTGGTTTTGCAATTCTTATACAAATCTAAATAATCGCCCAGCATTTCAACAGATAAAGAAAGCTAAGGATGATTTGGTTAGAGAGGGGAAAGCTATTACCCCTGATAATCTAATTGCAAAACTAACGTTTGGTTTTTGGGTACACTTAACAGACAAAAAACATCGTTCAAGCCAACCTCCTGCTAATCCTCCCATTATTGAGCTTTGGCCGAGTCTTAACAGTTTAGTTTTTCCATATGCTAAGGACTTAAACGATACACCTTTGAGTATTAACCATATCAGCTCAAATTTATTCGAAATCAATAAACTTAGAAATCGTATCGCACATCATGAGCCAATCTGGAAAGCAGCAGATTTATTTGATTCAGACGACAGCATAAATACTGTTGTTGCACATTACGAACAGTGCTTAAAAGTTATTCGTTGGATCAACCCCAACAACTTAAAGTTGTTGTCTGTCATAGACAACGACAAACTGATGGGAATAGCCTGCTCTCAACATACGCTATGGCGAAGTAAAATGTTAGCATCGGGACTTCCTTCTGTTCCAGACATTATTGAATGGAAAGAAAGGCATGAAATCAACACCAGACGCCAGGGAGAAGTAGTTAGTGCGGAGCCCAACTATGCAATTATACGCTGTAAAAAGTCACATCAGGTATTCTACACAAACAAATCAATGCAGAAGAGACGGAAAGCTTGGCCTTTGCCTCTTGGTATTGATGTTACTTTCATTCCCAAGCCTGCCACAGCTCAAGGCAATCATCCTAATGCGACTCAAGTAAAGCAATAA